From the Thermovirga lienii DSM 17291 genome, one window contains:
- a CDS encoding CRISPR-associated protein, Cas2 family (PFAM: CRISPR associated protein Cas2~TIGRFAM: CRISPR-associated endoribonuclease Cas2~COGs: COG1343 Uncharacterized protein predicted to be involved in DNA repair~InterPro IPR021127~KEGG: swo:Swol_2515 CRISPR-associated Cas2 family protein~SPTR: CRISPR-associated protein Cas2;~TIGRFAM: CRISPR-associated protein Cas2), with product MFVIMVYDVGEKRVAKMLKTGRKYLSWVQNSVLEGELSPGLFAKLKADVLKVMDKEQDSVIFYTWRVERYSTREILGVERGASGPFI from the coding sequence ATGTTTGTGATAATGGTGTACGACGTAGGGGAGAAGCGAGTCGCAAAAATGTTGAAAACTGGTAGAAAATATTTAAGCTGGGTTCAAAATTCTGTTTTAGAAGGGGAGCTTTCCCCAGGGCTTTTTGCAAAGCTAAAAGCCGATGTTTTGAAAGTGATGGACAAAGAGCAAGATAGTGTTATTTTCTATACTTGGAGGGTTGAGCGGTACTCCACTAGGGAAATATTAGGGGTTGAAAGGGGAGCTAGTGGTCCCTTTATCTAG
- a CDS encoding amino acid carrier protein (PFAM: Sodium:alanine symporter family~TIGRFAM: amino acid carrier protein~COGs: COG1115 Na+/alanine symporter~InterPro IPR001463~KEGG: aco:Amico_0114 amino acid carrier protein~PFAM: sodium:alanine symporter~SPTR: Amino acid carrier protein;~TIGRFAM: amino acid carrier protein): MDLAKLISTINSFLWGNLLLYLLCGTGIFFTFKLRFVQIRKLKAIFSNAFGNFSIKGEKAGKEGMSSFQSLATAVAAQVGTGNLAGAATAIASGGPGAIFWMWLSAFFGMGTIFAEAVLAQTFKVKDEDGQVVGGPAYYISQGTGSKAMAAFFAVAIIFALGFVGNMVQSNSIGDAFATAFDIPSLYVGIGIAILAGLVFFGGIGRIASVTEKIVPIMALFYIVSGLVVLGMHAENIIPSLKMIIQGAFNPKAATGGIIGATVKEAVRYGVARGLFSNEAGMGSTPHAHAVAKVKHPVQQGLVAIMGVLIDTFVVLNITALVILATGALDGQTTGIALTQSAFTKAFGSLGNPFVAVCLFFFAFSTIIGWYYFGESNIRYLFGVKGLTPYRVLVMLFIVLGSTLKVNLVWELADTFNGLMVIPNLIALLLLSKVVAKTLNEYDSGIN; this comes from the coding sequence GTGGACCTAGCAAAATTAATAAGCACCATCAACAGCTTCCTGTGGGGCAACTTACTGCTTTATCTTCTGTGTGGTACGGGAATATTTTTCACCTTCAAGCTTCGCTTTGTTCAGATCAGGAAGCTCAAGGCTATCTTCTCCAATGCTTTTGGCAACTTCTCAATAAAAGGAGAAAAGGCCGGCAAGGAAGGTATGTCTTCATTTCAATCATTGGCCACAGCTGTGGCAGCGCAGGTGGGAACTGGCAATCTTGCTGGAGCCGCTACCGCTATAGCTTCTGGTGGCCCTGGGGCAATTTTTTGGATGTGGCTCAGCGCCTTCTTCGGCATGGGAACCATTTTTGCCGAAGCGGTGCTGGCTCAGACATTCAAGGTAAAAGACGAGGACGGTCAAGTTGTGGGCGGGCCAGCCTATTACATAAGCCAAGGTACGGGGAGCAAGGCAATGGCTGCCTTCTTCGCCGTGGCGATCATCTTCGCTCTCGGTTTCGTAGGCAACATGGTGCAGTCTAATTCCATAGGTGATGCATTCGCGACTGCCTTTGATATTCCTAGCCTCTACGTGGGTATTGGTATAGCCATACTGGCGGGCTTGGTCTTCTTCGGAGGCATAGGGCGCATAGCCTCGGTTACCGAGAAGATCGTTCCTATAATGGCCTTATTTTATATTGTAAGTGGCTTAGTGGTTTTGGGAATGCACGCTGAAAACATCATCCCCAGTCTTAAAATGATCATTCAGGGAGCCTTCAACCCCAAAGCCGCAACTGGGGGAATCATAGGCGCTACGGTAAAGGAAGCGGTCCGTTACGGTGTAGCCAGAGGGCTCTTCTCCAATGAAGCTGGCATGGGTTCTACGCCTCACGCTCATGCCGTCGCCAAGGTAAAGCACCCCGTCCAGCAGGGTCTTGTGGCAATCATGGGAGTTCTAATAGACACTTTCGTCGTGCTCAACATAACTGCACTGGTGATCCTCGCAACCGGCGCATTGGATGGTCAGACGACAGGCATAGCCTTGACGCAGAGTGCTTTCACCAAGGCCTTTGGCTCCTTGGGGAATCCTTTTGTCGCCGTGTGCCTTTTCTTCTTCGCTTTCTCGACCATAATTGGGTGGTACTACTTCGGAGAGAGCAATATAAGGTATCTGTTCGGAGTAAAAGGGTTAACGCCCTACAGGGTATTGGTAATGCTCTTTATCGTGCTGGGTTCCACTCTAAAGGTCAACCTGGTATGGGAGCTTGCCGATACCTTCAACGGCCTCATGGTAATTCCAAACCTCATAGCTCTACTTTTGCTCTCCAAGGTAGTGGCAAAAACATTAAACGAATACGATTCCGGGATAAACTAA
- a CDS encoding CRISPR-associated protein Cas1 (PFAM: CRISPR associated protein Cas1~TIGRFAM: CRISPR-associated endonuclease Cas1, subtype I-B/HMARI/TNEAP; CRISPR-associated endonuclease Cas1~COGs: COG1518 Uncharacterized protein predicted to be involved in DNA repair~InterPro IPR019858: IPR002729~KEGG: tye:THEYE_A1101 CRISPR-associated protein Cas1, HMARI/TNEAP subtype~PFAM: protein of unknown function DUF48~SPTR: CRISPR-associated protein, Cas1 family;~TIGRFAM: CRISPR-associated protein Cas1), whose product MGKTIYLLSSGSLSRKDNTIVVENDDGRRFIPVETTDEILVFGEVDLNKRFLEFAAQSEIILHFFNRYGYYVGTYYPREHLNSGAVIIAQARHYLELDKRLALAKRFVHGAISNMEKVISYYARRGKSELEGANEKLAEFKDNLERCSDISELMGLEGNAKDIYYSVFDEITEDEEFVFEKRTKRPPANRVNALISFLNSLCYILVLSQIYRTHMDPRIGFLHESNFRRFSLNLDIAEIFKPILVDRLIFSLINKKMIQKKSFSERGGGLYLTDKGKEVVLKAWEDRLQSTIEHKGLRRNVSYRNLVRMEVYKVEKHVLGDKLYEPFVARW is encoded by the coding sequence ATGGGAAAAACTATATATCTATTATCTTCTGGTTCTTTAAGTAGGAAGGATAATACCATTGTGGTAGAAAATGATGATGGCAGGCGTTTTATCCCTGTTGAGACCACCGATGAGATTTTGGTCTTCGGAGAGGTGGACTTGAATAAGAGGTTTTTAGAATTCGCTGCTCAATCGGAAATAATCCTCCATTTTTTCAACCGTTATGGATATTACGTGGGAACTTATTACCCTAGAGAGCATTTGAACTCAGGGGCGGTAATCATAGCTCAGGCCAGGCATTACTTGGAGCTAGACAAAAGACTTGCTCTGGCTAAGCGGTTTGTGCATGGCGCAATCTCCAATATGGAGAAAGTGATATCTTATTACGCAAGAAGAGGGAAAAGCGAGCTTGAGGGAGCTAACGAAAAGCTTGCGGAGTTTAAAGACAACTTGGAAAGGTGCAGTGATATAAGTGAATTAATGGGGTTAGAAGGCAATGCGAAAGACATATATTATTCGGTCTTTGATGAAATTACTGAAGATGAAGAGTTTGTGTTTGAGAAAAGGACCAAGCGACCACCAGCCAACAGAGTAAATGCCCTTATTAGTTTCCTTAATAGTTTGTGCTATATTCTTGTTTTATCCCAGATATATCGCACGCACATGGACCCGAGGATAGGTTTTCTTCACGAGAGTAACTTCCGTAGATTTAGTTTAAATTTAGATATAGCTGAAATTTTTAAGCCCATTTTGGTTGACAGGCTGATTTTTTCGCTAATCAATAAAAAAATGATCCAAAAAAAGAGTTTTTCCGAAAGAGGCGGAGGTCTTTATCTTACCGATAAAGGCAAAGAAGTGGTCCTGAAAGCATGGGAGGATAGGCTTCAATCCACGATTGAGCATAAAGGATTGAGGAGGAATGTCAGTTATCGAAATCTAGTAAGGATGGAAGTGTACAAGGTAGAAAAGCATGTTCTAGGAGATAAGCTGTATGAGCCTTTTGTGGCAAGGTGGTAG
- a CDS encoding protein of unknown function DUF214 (PFAM: Predicted permease~COGs: COG4591 ABC-type transport system involved in lipoprotein release permease component~InterPro IPR003838~KEGG: dae:Dtox_2873 protein of unknown function DUF214~PFAM: protein of unknown function DUF214~SPTR: Putative uncharacterized protein) — MRTLWRKLFRTIVSTKGQFFAVLSVIAVGITLYVAMAAVSENLIHSKDLFYAETSFADHFFHVVNAPEGIGERIKAVKGVLAATARTQKDVPVLWEGKKRANLRLTGYPMPDNGELNRVKVIGGRMFDKYPKLGAVEVLINRQFAEAHKLKPGMDLDVAAEGKRKVLTIVGIAASPEFVYTVRDAAGLLEDPSTFGAAIMPENQIQELMGRKGSVNQVLIRFAPGAQKEEIVQKIKEILQPYGLLAEYPQKDQLSEAILRGELTQLRAFSRFLPTIFLAIALLMQFVFVGRLVKTQRGQIGLLKALGYSNISLLFLYGSYAFLATTIGAFVGIALGYGLASLLVRLYSIFFNLPRLEETLRLGTAGAVAFLSITAGTTAGLAAAWGITSIRPAESMRPTFPKATKRSFLERIPILWNHLGLQWRMSFRSLSRSRFRAFVTAMGAIFSIALLVVSLFSKDSMDDLMRRHFSYDRQYDYLVRIISPVKEGEILNISRIDGVLEAEPFLELPVRIKLGRKNREDVLLAMEPSPSLVRITNQEGKELPLPEEGLLLDWFTAQKLEAKVGDELQVQSMLDLGPPRYGIFRVEGITKRAMGSASMVSLKEANRLLNEQNVVSGVMLKIDPGLSDKVERELERMVNISSVLNKKDERAYFQKNLGYMYYSIGILVLFSSVLGFAIIYNSSVIALSERKRTLAALKALGMTNQEVAVYLWSEDGFLLFWGIILGLPLGKVLSELYAVAVSTDLFSFNVIIYKSTYFLAACGGIVLGIFAWILALKGVKELKMIEILKAND; from the coding sequence ATGCGCACTCTCTGGAGGAAGCTTTTTAGAACCATAGTAAGCACGAAGGGACAGTTCTTTGCGGTCCTGTCCGTCATAGCCGTAGGGATCACTCTTTACGTTGCCATGGCGGCAGTATCGGAAAACTTGATCCATTCGAAAGATCTGTTCTATGCGGAGACAAGCTTTGCTGATCATTTCTTCCACGTGGTCAATGCTCCAGAGGGGATAGGGGAACGGATAAAGGCCGTCAAAGGAGTTTTAGCGGCTACTGCGAGAACCCAGAAAGATGTTCCTGTGCTGTGGGAGGGAAAGAAAAGGGCCAACTTGCGCCTTACTGGTTATCCCATGCCTGACAATGGAGAGTTAAACCGAGTAAAGGTAATAGGAGGCCGCATGTTCGATAAGTACCCTAAACTCGGGGCTGTCGAGGTGCTTATAAACCGCCAGTTTGCAGAGGCTCACAAGTTGAAACCCGGAATGGACTTGGATGTTGCAGCAGAAGGAAAACGTAAGGTCTTAACGATAGTAGGAATAGCGGCAAGCCCAGAGTTTGTCTACACCGTACGTGACGCTGCTGGACTCCTCGAAGACCCCTCAACCTTCGGAGCTGCCATAATGCCAGAAAATCAAATACAAGAACTTATGGGCCGAAAAGGGTCGGTAAACCAGGTGCTGATCCGCTTTGCCCCCGGCGCCCAGAAAGAAGAGATAGTCCAAAAGATCAAAGAAATCCTACAACCCTATGGCTTACTTGCGGAATATCCCCAAAAGGATCAATTGAGTGAAGCAATTTTAAGGGGTGAACTAACTCAGCTGCGAGCTTTCTCTCGTTTTTTGCCCACCATCTTTCTTGCCATTGCCCTGCTAATGCAGTTTGTCTTTGTTGGCAGGCTAGTGAAAACCCAAAGAGGTCAGATTGGATTGCTTAAAGCTCTGGGCTACAGCAACATAAGCCTCCTCTTCCTTTATGGCTCCTACGCCTTTCTGGCTACCACCATAGGCGCCTTTGTGGGAATAGCCTTGGGTTATGGTCTAGCATCTTTGTTGGTAAGACTTTACTCAATCTTTTTCAACTTGCCCCGGCTCGAGGAAACCTTGCGCCTGGGGACTGCAGGTGCTGTGGCCTTCCTGAGTATCACTGCGGGAACAACAGCAGGCCTTGCAGCGGCTTGGGGCATAACGTCCATACGTCCGGCAGAGTCCATGCGCCCCACGTTTCCAAAGGCTACCAAAAGATCTTTCCTGGAGAGGATTCCCATTCTTTGGAATCACCTGGGGCTTCAGTGGAGGATGAGCTTTAGATCATTATCGCGAAGTCGCTTTCGTGCTTTCGTCACCGCCATGGGGGCTATTTTCTCCATCGCTCTGCTTGTGGTTTCCCTTTTCTCCAAAGACTCAATGGATGACCTAATGAGGAGGCACTTCAGCTACGATCGCCAGTACGATTACCTCGTAAGGATAATCAGCCCTGTCAAGGAGGGTGAAATCCTCAATATTTCAAGAATAGATGGAGTTTTGGAGGCCGAACCCTTCTTGGAGCTTCCGGTGCGCATAAAGCTGGGGAGGAAAAACAGGGAGGACGTTCTGCTTGCCATGGAGCCCTCTCCCAGCCTGGTGAGGATAACAAACCAGGAGGGAAAAGAATTGCCACTGCCCGAGGAAGGACTTTTACTGGATTGGTTTACTGCCCAAAAGCTGGAAGCAAAAGTAGGAGACGAACTACAAGTTCAATCCATGCTTGACCTAGGGCCTCCCCGCTACGGCATCTTCCGGGTGGAAGGCATAACAAAGAGGGCCATGGGAAGCGCTTCCATGGTCAGCCTAAAGGAGGCAAACAGACTCCTGAATGAGCAGAACGTAGTATCTGGGGTCATGTTAAAGATAGACCCTGGGCTTTCGGATAAAGTAGAAAGAGAGCTGGAACGTATGGTGAACATCTCGTCAGTCCTGAATAAAAAGGACGAAAGAGCTTACTTTCAGAAAAACCTTGGTTACATGTATTACTCCATAGGGATACTGGTTCTGTTTTCGTCCGTTCTGGGCTTTGCCATAATTTACAACTCTTCCGTCATCGCCCTTTCGGAACGCAAAAGAACCCTTGCCGCCTTGAAAGCCCTTGGTATGACCAACCAAGAAGTTGCAGTTTACCTTTGGAGCGAAGATGGGTTCTTGCTTTTTTGGGGGATCATCCTAGGATTGCCCCTTGGAAAAGTGCTCTCGGAACTTTATGCTGTAGCTGTGAGTACCGACCTTTTCTCTTTTAACGTTATAATATACAAGAGCACGTACTTTTTGGCTGCTTGCGGTGGAATTGTGTTGGGAATTTTTGCTTGGATTTTGGCCCTTAAGGGAGTAAAAGAGCTTAAGATGATAGAGATCCTGAAAGCCAACGATTGA
- a CDS encoding CRISPR-associated protein Cas4 (PFAM: Domain of unknown function DUF83~TIGRFAM: CRISPR-associated protein Cas4~COGs: COG1468 RecB family exonuclease~InterPro IPR013343~KEGG: cth:Cthe_2298 CRISPR-associated Cas4 family protein~SPTR: CRISPR-associated protein Cas4;~TIGRFAM: CRISPR-associated protein Cas4), with product MSFCSGLSEKARIGGTLVWYYFICKRQVWLMARGIEPERTNDALMIGKLLSERTYERERHNVKFGDNSFDIVRKEEGVVVVGEIKKSSRFEHAAKMQLLHYLYVLQKDGVEAEGELLFPKERKKERVKLESKTIKLLEQIYEDIHKLAEAANPPVLKRNRYCSGCAYRYWCWS from the coding sequence ATGAGTTTTTGTAGTGGTTTGTCGGAAAAGGCAAGAATAGGTGGAACGCTTGTTTGGTATTACTTTATATGCAAGAGACAGGTATGGCTTATGGCGAGAGGGATTGAACCTGAAAGGACCAACGATGCCCTTATGATAGGTAAGCTGTTGAGTGAACGCACGTATGAGCGAGAACGGCATAATGTAAAGTTTGGAGATAATAGCTTTGATATAGTGAGAAAAGAAGAGGGAGTCGTTGTAGTAGGAGAGATAAAAAAGAGCAGCCGTTTTGAGCATGCGGCAAAAATGCAGCTTCTTCATTATTTGTATGTACTACAGAAAGATGGCGTAGAAGCAGAAGGGGAGTTGTTGTTCCCGAAAGAGCGGAAGAAAGAAAGGGTCAAATTGGAGTCAAAAACAATCAAGTTGTTAGAGCAAATTTATGAAGATATACACAAGTTAGCTGAAGCAGCCAACCCACCAGTTTTAAAACGGAACAGGTACTGTTCCGGATGTGCATATAGATATTGGTGTTGGAGTTAG
- a CDS encoding ABC transporter related protein (PFAM: ABC transporter~COGs: COG1136 ABC-type antimicrobial peptide transport system ATPase component~InterPro IPR003593: IPR017871: IPR003439: IPR015854~KEGG: dae:Dtox_2874 ABC transporter related~PFAM: ABC transporter related~SMART: AAA ATPase~SPTR: ABC transporter related), translating into MEQQKTLLKLEKVRKIYKMGEVEVEALKPSSLEVYEGELLVILGPSGSGKSTLLNIMGGMDSPTEGAVWFGGEDLARASERRLTEYRRHQVGFVFQFYNLIPDLTALENVAIAAELSNTPLSPRKLLEQVGMNNKMDSFPSQLSGGEQQRVAIARAAAKNPKMLLCDEPTGSLDCETGRKILSLLLDVNRQYGTTVVIVTHNVAIRAMGRRIIRMSSGAIAEMTFNERPEPPERISW; encoded by the coding sequence ATGGAACAACAAAAGACCCTTTTAAAGCTGGAAAAAGTAAGGAAGATATACAAGATGGGCGAGGTGGAGGTCGAGGCCTTGAAACCTTCCTCCTTGGAAGTGTATGAGGGGGAGCTTTTAGTGATCTTGGGGCCTAGTGGATCTGGTAAGAGTACGTTGCTCAACATAATGGGGGGCATGGATTCGCCTACCGAGGGGGCCGTTTGGTTTGGTGGAGAAGACCTTGCAAGAGCAAGTGAAAGACGCTTGACAGAGTACAGGCGACATCAAGTGGGCTTTGTGTTTCAATTTTATAACCTGATCCCTGACCTAACCGCCTTGGAGAACGTTGCCATAGCCGCGGAATTATCAAATACTCCCCTCTCTCCACGAAAGCTCCTCGAACAGGTCGGCATGAATAACAAGATGGACAGTTTCCCCTCCCAGTTGAGCGGAGGAGAGCAGCAGAGGGTGGCGATTGCTAGGGCAGCAGCCAAAAACCCAAAGATGCTTTTGTGCGATGAGCCCACGGGCTCTTTGGACTGCGAGACAGGACGAAAGATATTATCTCTGCTATTGGACGTAAACAGGCAGTACGGCACTACCGTAGTGATAGTCACCCATAATGTGGCAATAAGGGCAATGGGGCGGAGGATCATACGCATGAGCAGCGGAGCGATAGCAGAGATGACGTTCAATGAAAGGCCAGAACCTCCCGAAAGGATAAGTTGGTGA
- a CDS encoding metal dependent phosphohydrolase (PFAM: HD domain; 5TMR of 5TMR-LYT~TIGRFAM: uncharacterized domain HDIG~COGs: COG2206 HD-GYP domain~InterPro IPR003607: IPR006675: IPR011620: IPR006674~KEGG: slt:Slit_2232 metal dependent phosphohydrolase~PFAM: metal-dependent phosphohydrolase HD sub domain; 5TM Receptors of the LytS-YhcK type transmembrane region~SMART: metal-dependent phosphohydrolase HD region~SPTR: Putative uncharacterized protein;~TIGRFAM: metal dependent phophohydrolase): protein MFFELLYNLSLLIAIVALYDIVHDYAKTRASWRNFLMGLFFGIITVVGMHFSVHYSQGLFYDGRSVILSMAGLFGGWAPAVIAAAMAALYRVHLGGVGVYAGIASIISSAALGAIYRKHLNGEVTRIPARSLLVFSVLVHLLVIIWQAMFLPWPSVAPVALKKISVAYLTIFPIASLIVGTMLKNEERSNQLEEEKNMLIAKLREALMPLISALVKIVESKDSYTAHHQLSTAELACAIAEEMGVPKDRIEGLRLAAQVHDIGKINVPSEILNKPGKLTDLEFELIKTHVTTGYEILKDVGFLWPIARIVLEHHERENGTGYPNGLKGNELLLESKILAVADVIDAMSHHRPYRPALGIDVALKEIEKNKGILYDGQVQICV from the coding sequence ATGTTTTTTGAGCTGCTTTACAATTTGAGCTTGCTCATAGCGATCGTAGCCTTGTACGACATAGTTCACGATTACGCGAAAACCAGGGCCAGCTGGAGGAATTTTTTAATGGGCCTTTTCTTCGGCATCATAACTGTAGTGGGAATGCATTTTAGTGTCCACTATTCTCAGGGATTATTTTACGATGGAAGAAGCGTTATACTGTCCATGGCTGGACTGTTTGGGGGATGGGCTCCCGCTGTCATTGCGGCAGCTATGGCTGCATTATATAGGGTACACCTAGGAGGCGTTGGCGTGTATGCAGGAATTGCGTCAATAATTAGCTCTGCAGCACTAGGAGCAATTTATCGCAAACATTTGAACGGAGAGGTCACCCGTATCCCCGCTCGAAGTCTTCTGGTTTTTAGTGTGTTGGTCCATTTGCTTGTGATTATCTGGCAAGCTATGTTTCTTCCTTGGCCCTCAGTGGCTCCTGTAGCCCTTAAGAAAATAAGCGTAGCATATTTGACAATTTTCCCGATAGCATCATTGATCGTAGGGACCATGCTAAAAAACGAAGAACGGAGCAACCAGCTTGAGGAAGAGAAAAACATGCTAATAGCTAAACTGCGAGAAGCATTAATGCCCTTGATTTCTGCGCTCGTAAAAATTGTCGAGAGCAAAGACTCCTATACCGCCCATCACCAGCTAAGCACAGCTGAACTGGCCTGCGCCATCGCGGAAGAGATGGGGGTACCTAAAGACCGAATTGAAGGCCTCCGCCTGGCCGCTCAGGTTCACGATATTGGGAAGATAAACGTCCCTTCCGAAATTCTTAATAAACCGGGCAAACTTACCGACTTAGAGTTTGAACTGATCAAAACCCACGTTACAACAGGTTATGAGATACTAAAGGACGTGGGTTTTCTCTGGCCTATTGCAAGAATAGTTTTAGAACATCACGAACGGGAAAACGGCACCGGCTACCCCAACGGACTAAAAGGCAACGAACTCCTACTTGAATCCAAGATCCTCGCTGTAGCGGACGTAATAGATGCCATGTCCCATCATCGCCCCTACAGGCCCGCTTTGGGAATTGACGTAGCCCTCAAGGAAATAGAAAAGAACAAGGGGATCCTGTACGACGGTCAAGTCCAAATTTGTGTGTAA
- a CDS encoding isochorismatase hydrolase (PFAM: Isochorismatase family~COGs: COG1335 Amidase related to nicotinamidase~InterPro IPR003881: IPR018120: IPR000868~KEGG: sfu:Sfum_2603 isochorismatase hydrolase~PFAM: isochorismatase hydrolase~SPTR: Isochorismatase hydrolase) — protein MKRMLLIVDMLNDFIDPKGVLFCGKSSREIIPVIKDLVEECKSKGDSVIYLADAHEKDDREFDRFPPHAVKGTWGAQVVPELAPDEEDLVIEKKRFSGFYGTELDGVLKDLAPDEVWVVGVCTSICVMDTVGDLCNRDIPVVVVENGVADFDEEFHRFALARMERVYGAKIIKW, from the coding sequence GTGAAAAGGATGCTTTTGATAGTCGACATGCTCAATGATTTTATTGACCCTAAAGGTGTGTTGTTCTGTGGCAAAAGTTCCAGAGAAATAATCCCAGTAATCAAGGATTTAGTGGAGGAATGCAAGAGTAAGGGGGATTCTGTTATCTACTTGGCGGATGCTCACGAGAAAGACGACAGGGAGTTTGATCGTTTCCCTCCTCATGCGGTCAAGGGTACGTGGGGAGCACAAGTTGTGCCGGAATTGGCTCCAGACGAGGAGGACCTAGTAATAGAAAAGAAGCGCTTTTCGGGGTTCTATGGCACGGAGCTGGATGGAGTGCTCAAGGATTTGGCGCCAGACGAGGTCTGGGTCGTGGGAGTTTGCACCTCTATATGTGTCATGGACACAGTGGGGGATCTCTGCAACAGGGACATTCCGGTAGTAGTGGTAGAAAATGGAGTGGCGGATTTCGATGAGGAGTTTCATAGGTTTGCTTTGGCCCGAATGGAGAGGGTATACGGGGCAAAGATTATAAAGTGGTGA